In the Synechococcus sp. Nb3U1 genome, one interval contains:
- a CDS encoding methyltransferase domain-containing protein, producing MTSALNQRIRNFYDASSGLWEQVWGEHMHHGYYEAGQPGKGRRQAQMHLINKVIKWGHIGDPFSPRHILDLGCGIGGSSLELAQRFGARVTGITLSPVQMKRAQERAEAVGLSQQVQFQVADALQMPFETGSFDLVWSLESGEHMPDKHQFLAECWRVLRPGGQLLLVTWCHREGSLSPQDRQHLQKIYDVYCLPYVISLSEYVHLAQQVGFEQIYQADWSEQVAPFWDEVIASALDWRWIPGLLRSGWGTIRGALGLGLMRRGYASGLVRFGLLSGFKPVAHCRDKST from the coding sequence ATGACCTCTGCCCTCAACCAACGTATTCGCAACTTTTATGATGCTTCTTCGGGCCTGTGGGAGCAGGTATGGGGAGAGCATATGCACCATGGCTATTACGAAGCGGGGCAACCGGGTAAAGGACGGCGGCAAGCGCAAATGCATTTGATCAACAAGGTCATCAAGTGGGGCCACATTGGGGATCCCTTCTCACCCCGACACATCCTCGACTTGGGCTGTGGCATTGGCGGCAGCAGCTTGGAGTTGGCCCAACGCTTCGGGGCCAGAGTGACGGGCATTACCTTAAGTCCTGTACAGATGAAACGGGCCCAGGAACGCGCCGAGGCTGTCGGCCTGAGCCAGCAGGTACAGTTTCAGGTGGCGGATGCCCTGCAAATGCCATTTGAGACGGGATCCTTCGATCTGGTGTGGTCTTTGGAAAGTGGCGAACATATGCCCGATAAGCACCAGTTTTTGGCGGAATGTTGGCGAGTTCTGCGACCGGGCGGACAACTGTTGTTAGTGACCTGGTGCCACCGCGAGGGATCCCTAAGCCCGCAGGATCGGCAGCATTTGCAGAAGATCTACGATGTCTACTGCCTGCCCTATGTGATCAGCCTGTCAGAATACGTTCACTTGGCCCAGCAGGTGGGGTTTGAGCAGATTTACCAGGCCGACTGGTCGGAACAGGTGGCCCCCTTTTGGGATGAGGTGATCGCTTCTGCCCTCGATTGGCGGTGGATCCCAGGTTTACTGCGCAGTGGTTGGGGGACGATCCGGGGAGCCTTGGGCTTGGGTCTGATGCGTCGCGGCTATGCTAGTGGCCTAGTGCGCTTCGGCCTCCTGAGCGGATTCAAACCAGTAGCCCATTGCAGAGACAAATCAACCTAA
- a CDS encoding acetate kinase, giving the protein MNILVINAGSSSLKSSLFQTVEGKVDATPLWQAQADFTYKPGETLIQTRRRGCSWTSFPSPQAGIQALAPLFQSLWQGEEALLPEAKAIDGIGHRVVHGGSLYQRPTQINSTVEQTIEQLIPLAPAHNPAALDGIRLLGQLAPGIPQVAVFDTAFHQQMPPAAALYPLPYAWAEQGIRRYGFHGINHEHCARQAAELLNRPLSELRLITCHLGNGCSLAAIRGGKSVDTTMGYTPLEGLMMGSRSGSVDPGILIHQLRRGMSVEELDRILNQESGLKGVSGLSSDMRTVLEAMQSGHERAELAFDLFVHRLRGQIGAMLMNLDRLDALVFSGGIGENSAPVRAATCANLGFLGIQIDPVLNAGSPRNCDISTFDASVRVLVISAQEDWAIATACQAVLQGE; this is encoded by the coding sequence GTGAATATTCTTGTCATCAATGCCGGTTCCAGTAGCCTGAAGTCCTCACTTTTTCAAACAGTTGAGGGCAAAGTCGATGCTACTCCCCTCTGGCAAGCTCAAGCAGATTTCACCTACAAGCCGGGGGAAACCCTGATCCAGACTCGTCGGCGAGGCTGTAGCTGGACATCTTTCCCCTCCCCTCAGGCAGGTATTCAAGCATTGGCCCCACTGTTTCAAAGCCTTTGGCAAGGAGAAGAGGCTCTACTTCCAGAGGCCAAGGCCATCGATGGCATCGGTCATCGGGTAGTGCATGGGGGATCCCTGTATCAGCGGCCCACCCAGATTAACTCAACGGTAGAACAGACCATTGAGCAACTGATCCCATTGGCTCCGGCCCATAACCCCGCCGCGTTGGACGGGATCCGCCTGTTGGGTCAACTGGCACCTGGGATCCCGCAGGTCGCTGTCTTCGATACCGCTTTTCACCAGCAGATGCCCCCGGCGGCAGCCCTCTACCCCCTTCCCTATGCCTGGGCCGAACAAGGGATCCGCCGCTACGGGTTTCATGGCATCAACCACGAGCACTGTGCCCGCCAAGCGGCTGAACTGTTAAACCGCCCTTTGTCGGAGTTGCGCCTGATCACCTGTCATCTGGGCAATGGCTGTTCACTGGCGGCGATCCGGGGAGGAAAAAGTGTCGATACCACCATGGGCTACACCCCTCTAGAGGGCTTGATGATGGGATCCCGGTCAGGATCGGTAGATCCGGGCATTTTGATTCATCAGCTCCGCCGGGGCATGAGCGTTGAGGAGTTGGATCGGATTTTGAACCAGGAATCGGGCCTAAAGGGGGTCTCGGGCCTGAGCAGCGACATGCGCACAGTGTTGGAGGCGATGCAAAGCGGGCATGAACGGGCGGAGTTGGCTTTCGATCTGTTTGTGCACCGGCTGCGCGGCCAGATTGGGGCAATGCTGATGAACTTGGATCGGCTGGATGCCCTGGTGTTTTCGGGTGGCATCGGGGAAAACTCAGCCCCTGTGCGGGCGGCCACCTGTGCGAATCTGGGCTTCTTGGGGATCCAAATCGACCCTGTACTCAATGCGGGATCCCCTCGCAACTGCGATATCAGCACCTTTGATGCTTCGGTGCGCGTTTTGGTGATCTCAGCTCAAGAAGACTGGGCCATTGCCACAGCTTGCCAAGCGGTTTTGCAAGGGGAGTAA
- the trmFO gene encoding FADH(2)-oxidizing methylenetetrahydrofolate--tRNA-(uracil(54)-C(5))-methyltransferase TrmFO, whose amino-acid sequence MSTELLTIAPIHVIGGGLAGTEAAWQIAELGLEVILSEMRPLRQSPAHHTDHLAELVCSNSFGALASDRAAGLLKEELRQLGSLVIWVADRHAVPAGGALAVDRAAFSQALTEAIQNHPRITLRRQEVTDIPEGITVLCTGPLTSDPLAEALQTFTGLGYLSFFDASSPIVTGDSLNREVVFPASRYDKGEAAYLNCPMTEAEYERFWQALVQAEQAPLKAFEQEERSFFEGCLPIEEMARRGKDTLCFGPLKPVGLVDPRTGSRPHAVVQLRQEDKAGQLWNLVGFQTNLKWGEQQRVFRLIPGLEQAEFVRMGVMHRNTFLNAPQLLNATLQFRKRPSLFAAGQLVGTEGYACAVAGGWLAGSNAARFALGLPLIRLPAETMIGSLFQFISSADPKHFQPMPANFGILPNLEGRKIRSKPERYGRYRDRALAALAATGLIRQVQTA is encoded by the coding sequence ATGTCAACAGAACTGTTAACCATTGCGCCTATCCACGTTATTGGCGGAGGGCTAGCGGGGACGGAAGCGGCTTGGCAAATTGCTGAGCTGGGATTGGAGGTGATCCTTTCGGAGATGCGCCCTTTGCGCCAAAGCCCCGCCCACCACACAGATCATCTGGCCGAACTGGTGTGTAGCAACTCCTTTGGAGCCTTGGCCAGCGATCGGGCCGCCGGATTGCTCAAAGAAGAACTGCGACAACTGGGATCCCTGGTGATCTGGGTGGCGGATCGCCATGCCGTACCTGCCGGAGGAGCCCTAGCGGTGGATCGGGCGGCCTTCAGCCAAGCCCTGACCGAAGCCATTCAAAACCATCCACGCATCACCTTACGACGGCAAGAAGTCACCGACATTCCTGAGGGGATCACCGTCCTCTGTACCGGGCCTTTGACCAGTGATCCTTTGGCAGAAGCGCTCCAGACTTTCACGGGATTGGGCTACCTAAGCTTTTTCGATGCCTCCAGCCCGATTGTTACGGGAGATTCTCTCAATCGAGAGGTGGTGTTTCCGGCCTCTCGCTACGACAAGGGGGAAGCCGCCTATTTAAATTGCCCGATGACCGAAGCCGAGTACGAGCGGTTTTGGCAAGCTTTGGTACAGGCGGAACAAGCTCCTCTCAAAGCCTTCGAGCAAGAAGAACGCTCTTTTTTTGAGGGTTGCCTACCGATCGAAGAAATGGCCCGTCGGGGTAAAGATACCCTCTGTTTTGGCCCTCTTAAACCGGTGGGATTGGTGGATCCCCGCACGGGATCCCGTCCCCATGCGGTGGTGCAGCTGCGGCAAGAAGATAAGGCTGGTCAACTGTGGAACTTGGTCGGTTTTCAAACCAATCTGAAATGGGGGGAACAGCAGCGGGTGTTTCGCCTGATTCCCGGTCTGGAACAGGCCGAGTTTGTGCGCATGGGGGTGATGCACCGCAATACTTTTTTGAACGCACCGCAGTTGTTGAATGCGACGTTGCAATTTCGGAAGCGTCCGAGCCTGTTTGCCGCCGGCCAGTTGGTGGGCACGGAAGGCTACGCCTGTGCGGTGGCGGGGGGGTGGCTGGCGGGATCCAATGCGGCCCGTTTTGCCTTGGGGTTGCCCCTGATTCGGCTGCCTGCCGAGACGATGATCGGATCCCTGTTTCAATTCATTAGCAGCGCAGATCCCAAACATTTTCAACCGATGCCCGCAAACTTTGGCATTCTGCCCAATCTAGAGGGGCGCAAGATCCGCAGCAAACCGGAGCGTTATGGCCGTTATCGGGATCGAGCTTTGGCCGCGCTGGCGGCCACGGGGCTGATTCGGCAGGTACAAACTGCCTGA
- a CDS encoding B12-binding domain-containing radical SAM protein — MASSDFDFEQLLFTPATPDAEAVRVVYAFPNTYSVGITSLGYQVIWSMLASRRDVAVCRLFTDLSEPLPQQPELFGFSVSWELDYVHILALLEQHRLPIQSQARGESDPLIFGGGPVLTANPEPFADFFDVILLGDGEGLVDELIQSYQPVRGGSRAQKLLALAQVPGIYVPSLYEPQYLEPTGPVEKILPKRAGIPERIRKHTFRGNTLSVSTVVTPKAAWENIYMLEVVRSCPEMCRFCLASYLTLPFRVADVEGHLIPAVERGLQVTQRIGLLGASVTQHPQFEQLLDYLAQDRFEQVRLSLASVRTGTVTPRLAQVLSSRGSKSITVAIESGSERLRQIVNKKLSNSEILAAAVHAQSGGLGGIKFYGMAGIPAETQADLEQTVALFKELKQVAPRLRFTLGCSTFVPKAHTPFQWYGVDPKAEKKLQFFQKQLRPLGIDFRPESYSWSVIQALISRGDRRVGKVLILAREFGESLGSYKRAFKELKGQLPPLEYYVHSHWIPGDPLPWDHLEGPLTPERLLQHRQEALSV, encoded by the coding sequence TTGGCCAGCTCAGATTTTGACTTTGAACAACTGCTGTTTACCCCGGCCACACCCGATGCAGAGGCGGTACGGGTGGTTTACGCTTTTCCCAATACCTACTCGGTGGGCATTACCAGCCTGGGCTACCAGGTGATCTGGAGTATGTTAGCCAGCCGTAGGGATGTGGCCGTGTGCCGCCTGTTCACCGATCTGTCTGAGCCTTTGCCCCAGCAACCGGAGCTATTTGGCTTTTCGGTGTCCTGGGAGCTGGACTATGTCCATATTCTGGCCCTGTTGGAACAGCACCGGCTCCCGATCCAGTCTCAGGCGCGGGGTGAATCGGATCCGCTGATTTTCGGGGGTGGCCCTGTGCTGACGGCCAATCCAGAGCCTTTTGCAGACTTCTTCGATGTGATCCTATTAGGGGATGGGGAAGGATTGGTCGATGAATTGATCCAGTCCTACCAACCGGTGCGGGGCGGATCCCGTGCCCAAAAGTTACTGGCTCTGGCACAAGTGCCGGGGATTTATGTGCCCAGCCTTTACGAACCTCAATACTTGGAGCCAACAGGTCCTGTGGAGAAGATCCTGCCCAAGCGGGCAGGGATCCCAGAGAGGATCCGCAAACATACCTTCCGCGGCAATACCCTTTCAGTCTCAACGGTGGTCACCCCCAAAGCCGCCTGGGAAAACATCTACATGCTGGAGGTGGTGCGCAGTTGCCCGGAGATGTGTCGCTTTTGCTTAGCCAGCTACCTGACTTTGCCTTTTCGCGTCGCGGATGTGGAGGGGCATTTGATCCCAGCGGTGGAGCGGGGGCTACAGGTCACCCAACGGATTGGCCTGCTGGGGGCTTCGGTCACCCAACATCCGCAGTTTGAGCAGCTGCTGGACTACTTGGCCCAGGATCGCTTTGAGCAAGTGCGCCTCAGCTTGGCCTCGGTGCGGACGGGCACCGTTACTCCCCGTTTGGCCCAAGTGTTGTCCAGTCGGGGCAGCAAGTCCATTACGGTGGCGATTGAAAGTGGCTCAGAGCGGCTACGGCAAATCGTCAACAAGAAACTCAGCAACTCAGAAATTCTGGCAGCGGCAGTCCATGCCCAATCCGGCGGGTTAGGGGGCATCAAATTCTACGGCATGGCCGGGATCCCGGCAGAAACACAAGCCGATTTGGAGCAAACCGTTGCCCTGTTCAAAGAGCTGAAACAGGTGGCTCCCCGTTTGCGCTTCACTCTGGGTTGCAGTACCTTTGTGCCCAAGGCCCACACGCCTTTTCAGTGGTACGGAGTAGACCCAAAAGCAGAGAAAAAATTGCAGTTTTTTCAGAAACAATTGCGACCTTTAGGGATCGATTTTCGCCCCGAAAGCTATAGCTGGTCAGTGATTCAAGCCCTAATTTCGCGAGGGGATCGCCGTGTGGGCAAAGTGTTGATTTTGGCACGAGAGTTTGGGGAGTCTTTGGGGAGCTACAAACGGGCTTTTAAGGAACTCAAGGGGCAGCTTCCGCCTTTGGAATACTATGTCCACAGCCATTGGATCCCTGGGGATCCCTTGCCTTGGGATCACCTTGAAGGTCCTCTCACCCCAGAGCGACTGCTGCAACATCGGCAAGAGGCTCTGTCCGTTTAG
- a CDS encoding transporter substrate-binding domain-containing protein: protein MMFVSRRRSLQALLFTLAGCLTLGTAQGSLLAQSNDLLAQVKERGVLRVSTDSNYRPQSYLNPDGTWEGFDVDVAREIASRLGVEAEFLDINFDVITAGSWNGRWDVNVGSMTVTAERQQALLFTIPYYYTPASFIVHETSTTADIPALEGKRVGVGTATTYQAYLEGTLTLEGETIAIPAPSVDIRIYDTDSLAIQDLALGDGTRLDAVLTALPTAEDAIQEGLPLKTLGDPVY, encoded by the coding sequence ATGATGTTTGTCTCTCGACGCAGATCCTTACAAGCCCTTTTGTTCACCCTAGCCGGATGCCTAACCTTGGGTACAGCCCAGGGATCCCTGCTGGCCCAAAGCAACGATCTGCTGGCTCAGGTGAAGGAACGGGGGGTGCTGCGGGTTTCTACCGACTCCAACTATCGTCCCCAAAGCTACCTCAACCCCGACGGCACTTGGGAGGGCTTTGATGTGGATGTGGCCCGGGAGATCGCCAGTCGCTTGGGGGTAGAAGCTGAGTTTTTGGATATCAATTTTGATGTAATTACCGCCGGCTCCTGGAATGGCCGCTGGGATGTGAATGTCGGCTCCATGACCGTGACCGCTGAACGCCAGCAAGCCCTGCTCTTCACCATTCCCTACTACTACACCCCTGCCAGTTTTATCGTGCATGAAACCTCCACCACAGCCGATATCCCCGCCCTGGAGGGCAAACGGGTTGGGGTTGGCACTGCTACCACCTATCAAGCCTACCTGGAGGGTACTCTCACCCTGGAGGGGGAGACCATAGCCATACCAGCCCCGAGTGTGGATATTCGTATCTACGATACGGATAGTTTGGCCATCCAAGATTTGGCTCTGGGAGATGGTACCCGGCTGGATGCGGTTCTCACGGCTTTACCGACCGCAGAAGATGCCATTCAAGAAGGTCTACCGCTGAAAACGCTTGGGGATCCCGTCTATTAG
- a CDS encoding amino acid ABC transporter permease, with the protein MNKDSIPLGQPTQPPPPLQKGIPFPVARGLWLVLWLALLAFAFSGLRFELAGIPIRTLRLNGNFVREWWWFISQGVGITFQLSLVSILCATTLAFLSALAGLSQVASLNSLSALYVSLMRGTPLFLQFLFIYQALPQLGLVLGSFSSAVLALTLNYGAYMSEIFRAGIQAIHRGQTEAAYALGLKPWQTLWRIVLPQAFRIVLPDIGNQFIAMQKDTALASAIALQELMGRARQAGLPRQHFFEALVVAALWYWLLTLILSFFQGRLEQYLTR; encoded by the coding sequence GTGAACAAGGACTCTATCCCGCTGGGGCAACCCACCCAGCCGCCGCCACCCCTTCAGAAAGGGATCCCCTTCCCAGTGGCACGGGGATTGTGGTTGGTGCTTTGGCTGGCGTTGTTGGCGTTCGCCTTCAGTGGGCTACGGTTTGAGTTGGCCGGGATCCCGATCCGCACCCTGCGCCTGAACGGCAACTTTGTGCGGGAATGGTGGTGGTTTATTTCGCAAGGGGTAGGCATTACCTTTCAGCTGTCGCTGGTTTCAATTCTCTGTGCCACCACTTTGGCCTTTTTGTCGGCATTGGCGGGCCTTTCACAAGTAGCTTCTCTGAATAGCCTGTCAGCTTTGTATGTGTCCCTGATGCGGGGCACCCCCCTGTTTCTCCAATTTTTGTTTATCTATCAGGCCTTGCCACAACTGGGACTTGTCTTGGGTTCTTTTTCATCCGCAGTGTTGGCGCTCACCCTCAACTATGGCGCTTACATGAGCGAAATCTTTCGGGCCGGGATCCAAGCTATCCATCGCGGGCAAACGGAAGCCGCCTATGCTCTGGGGCTAAAACCTTGGCAAACCCTGTGGCGCATTGTTCTGCCGCAAGCTTTCCGGATTGTTTTACCGGATATTGGCAATCAATTTATCGCTATGCAGAAGGATACGGCTCTGGCTAGTGCCATTGCTTTGCAGGAGCTGATGGGGCGTGCCCGCCAAGCCGGTTTGCCGAGGCAACATTTTTTCGAAGCTTTGGTGGTGGCAGCTCTATGGTACTGGCTACTGACCTTGATTTTGTCCTTTTTTCAGGGGCGCTTAGAACAGTATTTAACTCGTTGA
- the polA gene encoding DNA polymerase I, translating into MALQTPTLLLVDGHSLAYRSFYAFAYSREGGLRTSTGIPTSVSFGFLKSLLEVLDKHTPTHVAVAFDTRQPTFRHEADETYKAGRPETPPEFIEDVENLKQLLTALRIPILMAPGFEADDILGTLSTASAKDYKVQILSGDQDLFQLIDNDGKIRVLHLNNKDRISEFGPEQVKEKLGIWPWQVVDYKALCGDSSDNIPGVKGIGPKRAVELLERYGSLTEIFKHIPEIKGKVQQYLQEGIQAAQHSQFMAQIKMDVPLPLDWESMRLTGFDQEELIPLLEKLEFQSFINQVRKIQASLGGIQAELGDPSEGNSSTDSEKIVDNDEALWFDFALAPTRTLPAVWIVDTPEKLAIWVQDLLACEGIVAWDTETTSLDPRDAQLVGIGCCWSEQDIAYLPIAHSSGTNLNWELVKSALQPIWEDPQRPKSLQNCKYDLSVLRAQGIRLRGIQFDPMLASYVLDPEASHNLGDLAATYLNLPTTRYQDLVGKKGSIADISIPQVAEYCGSDAYCAYQLVPILTEKLQQTGPRLWDLFTQVELPLALILEEMEWLGIRIDTEFLRQLSQELQAELEALENTAYTQAGETFNLNSPKQLGSLLFEKLKLDIRKTRKTATGYSTDASVLEKLEGDHPLIATILQHRTLAKLKSTYVDALPALVRNDTGRVHTDFNQTVTATGRLSSSNPNLQNIPIRTEFSRRIRQAFIPQAGWLLAAADYSQIELRILAHLSQEPTLVQGFQSGEDVHILTARLLLDKSEVTSEERRLAKTINYGVIYGMGAQRFARTAGVSLSEAKQFLERFNERYAGIFTYMRSTEAFVEEYGYVETILGRRRYFPNLSRLTGYRKQAELRAAINAPIQGSASDIIKVAMVHLQKKLQQFQSRLLLQVHDELVFEVEPSEWQELQPLIRSEMEGALPLSVPLTVDLQIGQNWKEAK; encoded by the coding sequence ATGGCTTTGCAAACTCCAACCCTACTGCTAGTCGATGGGCACTCGCTAGCTTACCGATCCTTTTACGCCTTCGCCTACAGCCGCGAGGGGGGGTTGCGCACATCCACCGGGATCCCCACCAGCGTCAGCTTTGGTTTTTTGAAATCGTTACTGGAGGTGCTGGATAAACATACACCGACCCATGTAGCCGTTGCTTTTGATACTCGCCAACCCACCTTTCGCCATGAAGCCGACGAAACCTACAAAGCCGGTCGCCCAGAAACTCCACCGGAATTTATTGAAGACGTGGAAAACCTCAAGCAGTTGTTAACGGCGCTGCGGATCCCCATCTTGATGGCTCCAGGGTTTGAGGCAGATGATATATTGGGCACCCTCAGTACAGCATCTGCCAAAGACTATAAAGTCCAGATTTTAAGTGGGGATCAAGATCTCTTTCAGCTCATTGACAACGATGGAAAGATTCGGGTTTTACACTTGAACAACAAAGATCGAATTAGCGAGTTCGGCCCGGAGCAAGTGAAAGAAAAGCTAGGGATCTGGCCCTGGCAGGTGGTAGACTACAAAGCCCTTTGTGGAGATTCTTCCGATAATATCCCTGGAGTCAAAGGGATCGGCCCCAAACGAGCCGTAGAGCTGTTGGAACGCTACGGTAGCCTGACGGAGATTTTCAAGCATATTCCTGAAATTAAAGGCAAGGTTCAGCAATATCTACAGGAAGGGATCCAAGCTGCTCAGCATTCCCAGTTTATGGCCCAAATCAAGATGGATGTACCTTTGCCCCTAGACTGGGAGAGCATGAGACTCACAGGGTTTGATCAGGAGGAGTTAATCCCTCTTTTGGAAAAATTGGAATTTCAGAGTTTCATCAATCAAGTTCGTAAAATCCAGGCTTCCTTGGGCGGGATCCAAGCGGAATTAGGGGATCCCAGCGAAGGGAATAGCTCAACAGATTCGGAAAAAATTGTAGACAATGACGAAGCTCTTTGGTTTGATTTTGCCTTAGCTCCTACCCGCACCTTACCTGCGGTGTGGATTGTGGATACTCCCGAGAAGTTAGCTATTTGGGTTCAGGATTTGTTGGCCTGTGAAGGGATCGTGGCCTGGGACACAGAAACCACCAGTTTGGATCCGCGAGATGCCCAGTTGGTGGGCATTGGCTGTTGCTGGTCAGAACAGGATATTGCCTATTTGCCCATCGCTCACAGCAGTGGCACCAACCTGAATTGGGAACTTGTCAAATCAGCCCTTCAACCGATCTGGGAGGATCCCCAACGGCCCAAGAGCTTACAAAATTGCAAATATGATCTGAGCGTCCTACGTGCCCAAGGGATCCGACTGCGAGGGATCCAATTCGATCCGATGTTGGCCAGCTACGTTTTGGATCCGGAAGCCAGTCACAATTTGGGGGATCTAGCAGCCACCTATCTGAATTTACCCACCACCCGTTATCAAGACTTAGTCGGGAAGAAGGGATCCATCGCCGATATTAGCATTCCCCAAGTGGCGGAATACTGCGGCTCCGATGCCTATTGTGCCTACCAACTGGTGCCCATACTCACCGAAAAACTCCAACAGACCGGCCCACGTCTTTGGGATCTCTTCACCCAAGTTGAGTTACCTCTGGCGTTGATCCTAGAAGAAATGGAGTGGCTGGGCATTCGTATTGACACAGAGTTTCTCCGTCAACTCTCTCAGGAATTACAAGCAGAACTAGAAGCCCTCGAAAACACCGCCTATACACAAGCTGGGGAGACCTTCAACCTCAACTCCCCCAAACAACTGGGATCCCTGCTGTTTGAAAAACTAAAACTGGATATTCGGAAAACCCGCAAAACAGCCACAGGCTACTCTACAGATGCCTCTGTTTTGGAAAAACTAGAAGGAGATCATCCCCTAATCGCGACCATCCTCCAACACCGCACTTTGGCCAAGCTAAAATCTACCTATGTGGATGCCCTGCCAGCCCTAGTGAGAAACGATACCGGCAGAGTGCATACGGACTTTAACCAAACCGTGACTGCGACGGGCAGGCTGAGTTCCTCAAACCCTAACCTGCAAAACATTCCGATCCGCACCGAGTTTAGCCGCCGTATTCGACAGGCCTTTATTCCCCAAGCAGGGTGGTTGTTGGCTGCTGCCGACTATTCCCAAATTGAACTGCGCATCCTGGCCCATCTGAGTCAGGAACCCACCTTGGTACAAGGTTTCCAATCAGGAGAAGATGTACATATCCTCACAGCTCGTTTATTGCTGGATAAATCAGAAGTCACCAGTGAAGAACGGCGATTGGCCAAAACCATTAACTATGGGGTGATCTACGGCATGGGAGCACAACGCTTTGCCCGTACTGCTGGGGTTTCTCTTTCGGAAGCGAAGCAATTTTTGGAACGATTCAATGAACGCTATGCTGGGATTTTTACCTATATGCGCTCCACGGAAGCCTTTGTAGAAGAGTATGGCTATGTGGAAACGATTTTGGGCCGCCGCCGCTACTTTCCCAACCTGTCTCGATTAACGGGCTATCGCAAACAAGCAGAATTACGAGCAGCCATCAATGCCCCAATTCAGGGATCCGCCTCTGACATTATCAAAGTAGCTATGGTGCACCTGCAAAAGAAACTCCAGCAATTTCAGTCACGATTGTTGTTGCAAGTGCACGATGAATTGGTTTTCGAGGTTGAGCCCTCTGAATGGCAGGAGTTGCAACCTTTGATTCGTTCGGAAATGGAGGGAGCCCTCCCCCTATCCGTGCCGCTAACCGTGGATCTGCAAATCGGCCAGAATTGGAAAGAAGCCAAATAA